CGGCTCGGCGAGGACGTGGGCGCCCCCCTGCTCACCATGGAACGCACGACGTTCGACGACACGGGGCGCGCGGTCGAGTTCGGCACGCACACCTACCGTCCGTCCCGCTACTCCTTCGAGTTCCAGCTGCTCGTGCGGCCCTGACCGGCGCCGTCCGGTGGCGGTCCCCGCCGTGCGGGTTCGTCTCAATGTCCGGACAATGTGACCGTCATCGCACTCCCCGGAGGCGAGTGCTCCGCTTGCGTGTCGGACAATGGGGCGTTTGGGATCTCCGGATCCCGGCCGGGGCGTCGGCGGACGCCCGGCACGCACAGCAACGGCACAGCACGGCACAGCACGGCACAGCAAGAAGGGCACGGCCTCGTGGCACGGTTTCGGACATGGGTGGGCATCGCGCTGGCAGGGGCACTGTCGGTGTCCCTGGCCGGGTGCAGCAGCACGGGCGGCAAGCGCGCCGAGGACGCCCGCAAGGCCGCCTCCGCCCAGGGGAAGGCCGCGGTGAACACTCCCCGCTGGACCTTCGCGATGATCACTCACTCGGGTGATGGCGACACCTTCTGGGACATCGTCCAGAGCGGTGCCGAGCAGGCCGCCGTCAAGGACAACATCAACTTCCTGTACTCCCACGACGACGAGGCCCAGCAGCAGGCGCAGCTCGTGAACGCCGCGATCGACAAGAAGGTCGACGGGATCATCGTCACGCTCGCCAAGCCCGACGCCATGAAGTCCGCCCTGGACCGCGCCCGGAAGGCCGGCATCCCAGTGGTCACCGTGAACTCGGGCTCGCAGGAGTCCAAGGCGTTCGGCGCCCTCACCCACATCGGCCAGGACGAGACGATCGCCGGCGAGGCCGTCGGCGAGGAGCTGAACGAGCGCGGCCGCGAG
This region of Streptomyces ambofaciens ATCC 23877 genomic DNA includes:
- a CDS encoding sugar ABC transporter substrate-binding protein, coding for MARFRTWVGIALAGALSVSLAGCSSTGGKRAEDARKAASAQGKAAVNTPRWTFAMITHSGDGDTFWDIVQSGAEQAAVKDNINFLYSHDDEAQQQAQLVNAAIDKKVDGIIVTLAKPDAMKSALDRARKAGIPVVTVNSGSQESKAFGALTHIGQDETIAGEAVGEELNERGREKAICVLHEQGNVGHEQRCDGVEKTFDGKIERLYVNGTSMPDVQSAIEAKLQTDASLDAVVTLGAPYADTAVKAKQGADSKAEIDTFDLNAKVAAGLEDGSLGFAVDQQPYLQGYEAVDLLWLYRYNADVLGGGRPVLTGPQIITKDDAAALSDYTKRGTR